In Streptomyces violaceusniger Tu 4113, one DNA window encodes the following:
- a CDS encoding roadblock/LC7 domain-containing protein, which produces MTKPRSAAARSMADLDRILDDLVAGAGGVRHAVVLSRDGATVSASHGLSRQEAEHLAVVASGFHRVAASAGRRGRGGPPRRTMIEMAAGLLCVAALADGACLAVLSTAGAETGVVAEETSRLVDLVERRRGPWSRRRFGRIRRGTRNGSRKTMPTTTAKGCGDASGDLAGPT; this is translated from the coding sequence ATGACCAAGCCCCGCAGTGCCGCCGCACGCTCCATGGCCGATCTCGACCGGATCCTGGACGATCTGGTGGCCGGGGCCGGAGGCGTACGCCATGCCGTGGTGCTCTCCCGGGACGGGGCGACCGTCAGCGCGTCCCATGGGCTCTCCCGTCAGGAGGCCGAGCACCTGGCCGTCGTCGCCTCCGGATTCCACCGCGTCGCCGCGAGCGCGGGGCGCCGGGGGCGCGGCGGCCCGCCCCGGCGGACGATGATCGAGATGGCGGCGGGCCTCCTCTGCGTCGCGGCGCTGGCGGACGGCGCGTGCCTGGCCGTTCTGAGCACCGCGGGCGCCGAGACGGGCGTGGTCGCCGAGGAGACATCCCGGCTCGTGGACCTGGTGGAGCGGCGGCGCGGGCCGTGGTCCCGCCGACGCTTCGGCCGGATTCGCCGGGGTACCCGGAACGGCTCCCGGAAGACCATGCCGACGACCACGGCGAAGGGATGCGGCGATGCGAGCGGTGACCTGGCAGGGCCGACATGA
- a CDS encoding alcohol dehydrogenase catalytic domain-containing protein: MRAVTWQGRHDVRVETVPDPILKEPTDAVVRITTTGLCGSDLHLYEVLTPFMTPGDILGHEPMGIVEETGPEVTHISPGDRVVVPFQIACGHCWMCRSGLPTQCETTQVAEHGMGAELFGYTKLYGAVAGGQAEYLRVPQAQYGPIKVPEGVQDDRYVYLSDVLPTAWQAVEYAEIPRGGTLAVLGLGPIGIMACRVAKVRDTADRVIGVDLVPERLRRARADGVQAYDLNDFSRQEDLVEAILSTTGGRGPDAVIDAVGAEAHGSPLGRTAQRVAGFLPRDWAAKLTEKAGVDRLAALRLAIALVRRGGTISLSGVYGGMADPLPLMTMFDKQIQLRMGQANVRRWADDIFPLLTDDDPLGVHGFATHRMPLEEAPRAYEMFQHKEDGAIKILMRP, translated from the coding sequence ATGCGAGCGGTGACCTGGCAGGGCCGACATGATGTGCGGGTCGAGACGGTGCCGGACCCCATCCTCAAGGAGCCGACGGACGCGGTCGTCCGGATCACCACCACCGGGCTGTGCGGCTCCGATCTGCATCTGTACGAGGTGCTCACGCCCTTCATGACCCCCGGCGACATCCTCGGCCACGAGCCGATGGGCATCGTGGAGGAGACCGGTCCTGAGGTGACGCACATCAGCCCCGGCGACCGCGTGGTGGTCCCGTTCCAGATCGCCTGCGGACACTGCTGGATGTGCCGCTCCGGTCTGCCGACGCAGTGCGAGACCACCCAGGTCGCCGAGCACGGCATGGGGGCGGAACTCTTCGGCTACACCAAGCTCTACGGTGCGGTGGCCGGCGGCCAGGCGGAGTATCTGCGGGTGCCGCAGGCCCAGTACGGCCCGATCAAGGTGCCCGAAGGAGTCCAGGACGACCGCTACGTCTATCTGTCCGACGTGCTGCCCACGGCATGGCAGGCCGTCGAGTACGCGGAGATTCCGCGCGGCGGCACGCTCGCGGTCCTGGGACTGGGCCCCATCGGAATCATGGCCTGCCGGGTGGCGAAGGTCCGGGATACGGCCGACCGGGTCATCGGAGTGGATCTCGTCCCCGAACGGCTGCGCCGAGCGCGCGCCGACGGCGTCCAGGCGTATGACCTCAATGACTTCTCCCGTCAGGAGGACCTGGTCGAGGCCATCCTCTCGACCACCGGCGGCCGCGGACCGGACGCGGTCATCGACGCGGTGGGAGCGGAGGCCCACGGCAGCCCGCTCGGCCGGACCGCCCAGCGGGTCGCGGGCTTCCTTCCGAGGGACTGGGCCGCCAAGCTCACGGAGAAGGCCGGGGTCGACCGGCTGGCGGCGCTGCGGCTGGCCATCGCGCTGGTGCGGCGCGGTGGCACGATCTCCCTCAGCGGGGTGTACGGGGGCATGGCCGATCCGCTGCCGCTGATGACCATGTTCGACAAGCAGATCCAGCTACGGATGGGCCAGGCGAACGTGCGGCGCTGGGCCGACGACATCTTTCCGCTGCTGACGGACGACGACCCGCTGGGCGTCCACGGATTCGCCACCCATCGCATGCCGCTGGAGGAGGCACCCCGCGCCTATGAGATGTTCCAGCACAAGGAGGACGGTGCGATAAAGATCCTCATGCGCCCGTAA
- a CDS encoding PPOX class F420-dependent oxidoreductase, translating into MAQNMTKDQWQKFLMEGTRTAKLSTVRADGSPHIAPVWFLLDGDDLLFNTGQETVKGRNLARDGRVAICVDDDRPPFAFVTLRGQAELIDDLQQVRDWATRIAARYMGEDRAKEFGDRNGVPGELLVRVRIDKVLALAGVTD; encoded by the coding sequence ATGGCACAGAACATGACCAAGGATCAGTGGCAGAAGTTCCTCATGGAGGGCACCCGCACCGCGAAGCTGTCGACCGTGCGGGCCGACGGAAGCCCGCACATCGCCCCCGTGTGGTTCCTGCTGGACGGTGACGATCTTCTCTTCAACACAGGTCAGGAGACGGTCAAGGGACGCAACTTGGCCCGCGACGGCCGGGTCGCCATTTGCGTGGACGACGACAGGCCGCCGTTCGCCTTCGTCACGCTGCGGGGCCAGGCCGAACTCATCGACGATCTGCAGCAGGTCCGCGACTGGGCGACCCGGATCGCCGCCCGTTACATGGGTGAGGATCGGGCGAAGGAGTTCGGCGACCGCAACGGCGTGCCGGGCGAACTGCTGGTCAGGGTGCGCATCGACAAGGTACTCGCGCTCGCCGGAGTCACCGACTAG
- a CDS encoding roadblock/LC7 domain-containing protein produces MAVNKGLDWLLDDLTERIAEIRHALVLSNDGLVTGASSTLVRQDAEHLAAVASGLHSLAKGSGHHFRTGRVRQTMVEFDEGVLFVTAAGDGSCLCVLTGPDSDVGQVAYEMALLVNRVGEHLGVEARQETGTPG; encoded by the coding sequence ATGGCAGTGAACAAGGGGCTCGACTGGTTACTGGACGACCTGACCGAGCGGATCGCGGAGATACGGCATGCGCTGGTGCTGTCCAACGACGGGCTGGTGACGGGGGCGAGTTCCACACTGGTGCGCCAGGACGCCGAGCACCTGGCCGCGGTGGCCTCGGGACTGCACAGTCTCGCCAAGGGGTCCGGGCACCACTTCCGGACGGGCCGGGTGCGGCAGACGATGGTCGAATTCGACGAGGGCGTCCTCTTCGTCACAGCGGCGGGGGACGGCAGCTGTCTGTGTGTGCTCACCGGGCCGGACTCCGATGTGGGGCAGGTCGCCTACGAGATGGCGCTGCTGGTCAACCGGGTGGGGGAGCACTTGGGAGTCGAGGCCAGGCAGGAGACCGGCACACCCGGCTGA
- a CDS encoding DUF6397 family protein encodes MAVRMDQELRESQGPWSLEWLGEPSVPGQASGPGDPGGPAEPGGPGESVAFGAAARALGLKPREFELAVQLGEVRTVTTGLGRRVGCEELRRVTAAEGFPEALIVRLRVVGTAEGAELLGISQGRLTRLARGGFFAPVRFYINRYRAVVWLYPASELTEFAIRQPELLSGRTPPGLSVALAAGEDWRAAKWRGRRIGQLLAQTEDPWERAAVLASVLRSVELASAVADPYERAHLRALRPALVRMRPEAGAVRDVIDAVVTADDPREIRRYRAALASSLGDARRARPAPRPDAGAERPLEDRTPAPGRPRSLWQKLVGRR; translated from the coding sequence ATGGCAGTGCGGATGGATCAGGAGCTGCGGGAGAGCCAGGGGCCGTGGAGCCTGGAGTGGCTCGGGGAGCCGAGCGTACCGGGACAGGCGAGCGGGCCGGGAGACCCCGGCGGGCCGGCGGAGCCGGGCGGACCGGGCGAGAGTGTCGCGTTCGGCGCGGCGGCCCGGGCGCTGGGGCTCAAACCGCGAGAGTTCGAGCTGGCCGTGCAGTTGGGAGAGGTGCGCACCGTCACCACCGGCCTCGGCCGGCGGGTGGGGTGCGAGGAGTTGCGGCGGGTGACCGCCGCCGAGGGCTTCCCGGAGGCGCTCATCGTCCGCCTGCGCGTGGTCGGCACGGCGGAGGGCGCGGAGCTGCTCGGCATCAGCCAGGGCCGGCTCACCCGTCTCGCGCGCGGGGGCTTCTTCGCCCCCGTCCGGTTCTATATCAATCGCTATCGGGCCGTCGTATGGCTCTATCCGGCATCGGAGCTGACCGAGTTCGCCATCAGGCAGCCGGAGTTGCTGAGCGGCCGCACGCCGCCTGGGCTGAGCGTCGCATTGGCCGCCGGGGAGGACTGGCGGGCCGCGAAATGGCGCGGCCGCAGGATCGGCCAGTTGCTCGCCCAGACCGAGGACCCCTGGGAGCGGGCCGCGGTCCTGGCCTCGGTGCTGCGTTCCGTCGAACTGGCCTCGGCCGTGGCCGATCCGTACGAGCGGGCACATCTGCGGGCGCTGCGCCCCGCGCTCGTCCGGATGCGCCCCGAGGCCGGCGCGGTCCGGGACGTCATCGACGCGGTGGTCACGGCCGACGACCCACGGGAGATCCGGCGCTATCGGGCCGCCCTTGCTTCCTCACTGGGCGATGCCCGTCGGGCCCGGCCGGCGCCGCGCCCGGACGCCGGGGCGGAGCGGCCGCTCGAGGATCGCACCCCGGCCCCGGGCCGCCCGCGGAGCCTGTGGCAGAAGCTGGTCGGCAGGCGATGA
- a CDS encoding acyl-CoA thioesterase, with translation MTNPAERLVDLLDLERIEQDIFRGLSPDESLQRVFGGQVAGQALVAAGRTTDGLRPVHSLHAYFLRPGRPGVPIVYQVERIRDGRSFTTRRVVAIQQGRTIFNLTASFHAAEPGIEQQLPMPEVPGPEGLPTLADEVRSHLGALPEAFARMERRQPFDVRYVERLRWTDEELKGVEPRSAVWMRAVGPLGDDPLVHTCALTYASDMMLLDAVRMPVEPLWGPRGFDMASLDHAMWFHRPFRTDEWFLYDQESPVATGGRGLARGRIYDRAGRLLVSVVQEGLFRPLRPAEGAAGGAAEGAAGEAIDGG, from the coding sequence ATGACCAATCCCGCCGAGCGCCTGGTCGATCTGCTCGATCTGGAACGGATCGAGCAGGACATCTTCCGCGGCCTCAGCCCCGATGAGTCGCTGCAGCGGGTGTTCGGCGGGCAGGTGGCGGGCCAGGCGCTGGTGGCCGCCGGGCGGACCACCGACGGGCTGCGTCCGGTGCACTCGCTGCACGCGTACTTCCTGCGGCCGGGGCGGCCGGGTGTGCCCATCGTGTACCAGGTGGAGCGGATCCGGGACGGGCGCTCCTTCACCACCCGCCGGGTCGTCGCCATCCAGCAGGGTCGCACGATCTTCAATCTGACGGCCTCCTTTCATGCTGCTGAGCCGGGTATCGAGCAGCAGCTTCCGATGCCCGAGGTGCCCGGGCCGGAAGGTCTGCCGACCCTCGCCGACGAGGTCCGCTCCCATCTGGGAGCGCTCCCCGAGGCGTTCGCCCGCATGGAGCGCCGGCAGCCCTTCGACGTCCGCTATGTGGAGCGGCTGCGCTGGACGGACGAGGAACTCAAGGGCGTGGAGCCGCGCAGCGCCGTATGGATGCGCGCGGTGGGGCCGCTCGGGGACGACCCGCTGGTGCACACCTGCGCGCTCACCTATGCGAGCGACATGATGCTGCTGGACGCGGTGCGGATGCCGGTCGAGCCGCTGTGGGGCCCACGGGGCTTCGACATGGCCTCGCTGGATCACGCCATGTGGTTCCACCGGCCGTTCCGCACGGATGAGTGGTTTCTCTACGACCAGGAGTCGCCCGTGGCCACGGGCGGCCGGGGACTGGCGCGCGGCCGGATCTACGACCGTGCGGGCCGGCTTCTGGTGTCGGTGGTGCAGGAGGGGTTGTTCCGCCCGCTAAGGCCCGCCGAAGGTGCCGCCGGAGGCGCGGCCGAAGGAGCGGCCGGAGAAGCCATCGACGGCGGCTGA
- a CDS encoding DEAD/DEAH box helicase, with product MTLIDQLPSDADPDALFEAFSTWVEERGISLYPAQEEALIEVVSGANVILSTPTGSGKSLVAAGAHFAALARDQVTFYTAPIKALVSEKFFELCKAFGTENVGMLTGDASVNADAPVICCTAEVLASIALRDGKDADIGQVVMDEFHFYAEPDRGWAWQIPLLELPQAQFILMSATLGDVSRFEGDLTRRTGRPTAVVRSATRPVPLSYEYRTTPLTETLTELLETQQAPVYIVHFTQAAAVERAQALMSINMCSRAEKDEIAALIGNFRFTTKFGRNLSRYVRHGIGVHHAGMLPKYRRLVEKLAQAGLLKVICGTDTLGVGVNVPIRTVLFTALTKYDGQRVRTLRAREFHQIAGRAGRAGFDTAGFVVAQAPEHVVENEKALAKAGDDPKKRRKVVRKKAPEGFVNWGQNTFEKLIASEPEPLISRFRVTHAMLLSVIARPGNAFEGMRHLLEDNHEPRKNQLRHIRRAIAIYRSLLDGGVVEQVEPPGADGADGAAPIVRLTVDLQQDFALNQPLSTFALAAFELLDPESPSYALDMVSVVESTLDDPRQILAAQQNKARGEAVAAMKADGVEYEERMERLQDITYPKPLEELLFHAYGLYRKSHPWVGDHPLSPKSVIRDMYERAMTFTEFTSFYDLARTEGIVLRYLASSYKALDHTVPDDLKSDDFQDIVAWLGEMVRQVDSSLLDEWEQLANPEDESAEEAQERADQVRPVTANARAFRVLVRNAMFRRVELAALDKVAELGEMDADSGWDEDAWAEAMDGYWEEYEELGTGPQARGPKLLLIEEDPEHGLWRVRQTFDDPNGDHDWGISAEVDLAASDEEGRAVVRVTDVGQL from the coding sequence GTGACTCTTATCGATCAGCTGCCGAGCGACGCCGACCCCGACGCACTTTTCGAGGCGTTCTCCACCTGGGTCGAGGAGCGGGGCATCTCGCTGTACCCCGCCCAGGAGGAAGCGCTGATCGAGGTGGTGTCCGGGGCGAATGTCATCCTGTCCACACCCACCGGATCGGGCAAGAGCCTGGTGGCGGCCGGCGCCCACTTCGCCGCGCTCGCGCGGGACCAGGTCACCTTCTACACCGCGCCGATCAAGGCCCTGGTATCGGAGAAGTTCTTCGAGCTGTGCAAGGCATTCGGCACCGAGAACGTCGGGATGCTGACCGGGGACGCGTCGGTCAACGCGGACGCGCCGGTCATCTGCTGTACGGCCGAGGTGCTGGCGTCCATCGCCCTGCGGGACGGCAAGGACGCCGATATCGGCCAGGTGGTGATGGACGAGTTCCACTTCTATGCGGAGCCGGACCGGGGCTGGGCGTGGCAGATCCCTCTGCTGGAGCTGCCGCAGGCGCAGTTCATCCTGATGTCGGCGACGCTCGGTGATGTGAGCCGGTTCGAGGGGGATCTGACCCGGCGCACCGGGCGGCCCACCGCGGTCGTGCGGTCCGCGACCCGGCCGGTGCCGCTGAGCTACGAATACCGGACGACGCCGCTGACCGAAACGCTGACCGAGCTGCTGGAGACCCAGCAGGCGCCGGTCTACATCGTGCACTTCACACAGGCGGCGGCGGTCGAGCGGGCCCAGGCGCTGATGAGCATCAATATGTGCTCGCGCGCCGAGAAGGACGAGATCGCCGCGCTGATCGGCAATTTCCGGTTCACCACCAAGTTCGGCCGGAATCTGTCCCGTTACGTCCGGCACGGGATCGGCGTGCACCATGCGGGCATGCTGCCCAAGTACCGGCGGCTGGTGGAGAAGCTGGCGCAGGCCGGGCTGCTCAAGGTCATCTGCGGTACGGACACCCTCGGCGTGGGCGTCAATGTGCCCATCCGCACCGTCCTGTTCACCGCGCTGACCAAGTACGACGGTCAGCGGGTGCGGACGCTGCGGGCCCGGGAGTTCCACCAGATCGCGGGCCGGGCCGGCCGGGCCGGCTTCGACACCGCGGGCTTTGTGGTGGCCCAGGCGCCCGAGCACGTCGTCGAGAACGAGAAGGCGCTCGCGAAGGCCGGGGACGATCCGAAGAAGCGCCGCAAGGTGGTCCGCAAGAAGGCGCCGGAGGGCTTCGTCAACTGGGGCCAGAACACCTTCGAGAAGCTCATCGCCTCCGAACCCGAGCCGCTCATCTCCCGGTTCCGGGTCACCCACGCGATGCTGCTGTCGGTCATCGCCCGGCCCGGCAACGCCTTCGAGGGGATGCGCCACCTGCTGGAGGACAACCACGAGCCGCGCAAGAACCAGCTCCGGCACATCCGCCGGGCGATCGCGATCTACCGGTCGCTGCTGGACGGCGGGGTGGTCGAGCAGGTGGAGCCACCGGGCGCCGACGGTGCGGACGGGGCCGCCCCGATCGTCCGGCTGACGGTGGATCTGCAGCAGGACTTCGCGCTCAACCAGCCGCTGTCCACCTTCGCGCTGGCCGCCTTCGAGCTGCTGGACCCCGAATCGCCCTCCTACGCCCTGGACATGGTCTCGGTCGTCGAGTCGACGCTGGACGATCCCCGGCAGATCCTGGCGGCGCAGCAGAACAAGGCGCGCGGTGAGGCGGTCGCCGCGATGAAGGCGGACGGTGTCGAGTACGAGGAGCGCATGGAGCGGCTCCAGGACATCACCTACCCCAAGCCGCTGGAGGAGCTGCTCTTCCACGCGTACGGGCTCTACCGCAAGAGCCATCCCTGGGTCGGCGACCACCCGCTGTCGCCCAAGTCGGTGATCCGCGACATGTACGAGCGGGCGATGACCTTCACCGAGTTCACCTCGTTCTACGACCTGGCGCGGACCGAGGGCATTGTGCTGCGCTACCTGGCCAGCTCCTACAAGGCCCTGGACCACACCGTGCCGGACGATCTGAAGTCCGACGATTTCCAGGACATCGTCGCCTGGCTCGGCGAGATGGTGCGGCAGGTCGACTCCAGCCTCCTGGATGAGTGGGAGCAGCTGGCCAACCCGGAGGACGAGTCGGCGGAGGAGGCGCAGGAGCGCGCCGACCAGGTCAGGCCGGTCACCGCGAACGCCCGCGCCTTCCGTGTGCTGGTGCGCAACGCGATGTTCCGCCGGGTGGAGCTGGCCGCTCTGGACAAGGTCGCCGAGCTCGGGGAGATGGACGCGGACTCCGGCTGGGACGAGGATGCCTGGGCGGAGGCGATGGACGGGTACTGGGAGGAGTACGAGGAGCTCGGCACCGGGCCGCAGGCCCGCGGGCCGAAGCTGCTGCTGATCGAGGAGGACCCCGAGCACGGCCTGTGGCGGGTGCGTCAGACTTTCGACGACCCGAACGGCGACCACGACTGGGGCATCTCGGCGGAGGTGGATCTCGCCGCCTCCGACGAGGAGGGCCGGGCGGTGGTCCGGGTCACCGACGTGGGCCAACTGTAG
- a CDS encoding metal-dependent hydrolase: MMGPAHSLSGAAAWLGVGAAAAAAGHSMPWPVLVAGALICAGAALAPDLDHKAATISRAFGPISKGLCEVIDKLSYSVYKATRKQGDPRRSGGHRTLTHTWVWAVLIGAGASALAMVGGRWAVLGILFVHMVLAVEGLLWRAARVSSDVLVWLLGAASAWILADVLHQPGNGSDWLFSAPGQEYLWLGLPIVLGALIHDIGDALTVSGCPILWPIPIGRKRWYALGPPKGMRFRAGSWVELKVLMPVFMLLGGVGGLAALGVI; encoded by the coding sequence ATGATGGGACCGGCGCATTCGCTGTCCGGAGCGGCGGCCTGGCTGGGGGTGGGGGCGGCGGCCGCGGCGGCCGGCCACTCGATGCCCTGGCCGGTGCTGGTCGCCGGCGCGCTGATCTGCGCGGGAGCTGCGCTCGCCCCCGACCTCGACCACAAGGCGGCGACCATATCGCGCGCCTTCGGGCCCATCTCAAAGGGACTGTGCGAGGTGATCGACAAGCTCTCGTACTCCGTCTACAAGGCGACCAGGAAGCAGGGCGACCCGCGCCGCTCGGGCGGCCACCGCACCCTCACCCACACCTGGGTATGGGCGGTGCTGATCGGCGCCGGAGCCTCGGCGCTCGCCATGGTCGGCGGGCGGTGGGCGGTGCTGGGCATCCTCTTCGTGCATATGGTGCTGGCCGTCGAGGGGCTGCTGTGGCGCGCGGCCCGGGTCTCCAGCGATGTCCTGGTATGGCTGCTCGGCGCGGCCAGCGCCTGGATCCTCGCCGATGTGCTGCACCAGCCGGGCAACGGCTCGGACTGGCTGTTCAGCGCACCGGGCCAGGAGTACCTCTGGCTCGGCCTGCCGATCGTCCTCGGCGCCCTGATCCACGACATCGGGGACGCGCTCACCGTCTCCGGCTGCCCGATCCTGTGGCCCATCCCGATCGGCCGCAAGCGCTGGTACGCGCTCGGCCCGCCGAAGGGGATGCGGTTCCGGGCCGGCAGCTGGGTCGAGTTGAAGGTGCTGATGCCGGTCTTCATGCTGCTGGGCGGCGTGGGTGGGCTGGCCGCCCTCGGCGTCATCTGA
- a CDS encoding ABC transporter ATP-binding protein, producing the protein MIGVAPPVHDPAAPESATTLPVGTPTTVRAYVRELLRRHRAAFTVLMVVNATAVIASMVGPQLLGGLVEDLSQGEDDLHIGRIVALFTVALVVQTVFVRMVRLRGAVLGEEMLADLREDFLVRSVGLPPGVLERAGTGDLLSRITTDIDRLANAMREAVPQLAIGVVWTGLLLGALTLTAPPLGLAVLVALPVLVVGCRWYYRRAPSAYRSEAAGYAAVSASLTESVDAGRTIEAHRLGDRRIAQSELRIKQWTAWERYTLWLRSVLFPVINVSYTLITGSVLMIGGVCVMRGWMSIGDLTTGALLSQMLVEPIGLILRWYDELQVAQVSLARLVGVREIEEGPADKGVVPGGREVRADEVRFGYHEGSDVLHEVSMKVPPGTRLALVGPSGAGKSTLGRLLAGIYSPRTGRVTLGGAELARMPAERVREHVALVNQEHHVFVGSLRDNLLLARAVAKDAELWAALGAVDADGWARALDEGLETEVGSGGLALTPAQAQQIALARLVLADPHTLVLDEATSLLDPRAARHLERSLGRVLEGRTVVAIAHRLHTAHDADVIAVVESGRITELGSHDELVAADGAYAALWRSWHQ; encoded by the coding sequence ATGATCGGCGTGGCACCCCCCGTCCATGACCCGGCCGCACCGGAGTCGGCGACGACGCTGCCGGTCGGCACACCCACCACCGTGCGGGCCTATGTGCGTGAGCTGCTGCGGCGGCATCGGGCCGCGTTCACCGTGCTGATGGTCGTGAACGCGACCGCGGTGATCGCCTCCATGGTCGGCCCCCAGCTGCTGGGGGGCCTGGTCGAGGACCTCTCCCAGGGCGAGGATGACCTCCACATCGGCCGCATCGTGGCGCTGTTCACGGTGGCGCTGGTGGTGCAGACCGTGTTCGTCCGGATGGTGCGGCTGCGCGGGGCGGTGCTGGGCGAGGAAATGCTGGCGGATCTGCGGGAGGACTTTCTCGTCCGGTCGGTGGGTCTGCCTCCGGGGGTGCTGGAGCGGGCCGGGACCGGGGATCTGCTGTCCCGGATCACCACCGATATCGACCGGCTGGCGAACGCGATGCGCGAGGCCGTGCCGCAGCTGGCCATCGGCGTGGTGTGGACCGGGCTGCTGCTCGGCGCGCTGACCCTGACCGCTCCCCCACTGGGGCTCGCAGTGCTGGTGGCCCTTCCGGTGCTGGTGGTCGGCTGTCGCTGGTACTACCGCCGCGCGCCGAGCGCCTACCGCTCCGAGGCAGCCGGCTACGCGGCGGTGTCCGCGTCCCTCACCGAGAGCGTGGACGCCGGGCGGACCATCGAGGCCCATCGGCTGGGCGACCGGCGGATCGCCCAGTCCGAGCTGCGTATCAAGCAGTGGACGGCGTGGGAGCGCTACACGCTCTGGCTGCGCTCGGTGCTCTTCCCGGTGATCAATGTGAGCTACACGCTGATCACCGGTTCGGTGCTGATGATCGGCGGCGTGTGCGTGATGCGGGGCTGGATGTCGATCGGCGATCTGACCACCGGTGCACTGCTGTCGCAGATGCTGGTCGAGCCGATCGGGCTCATCCTGCGCTGGTACGACGAGCTGCAGGTCGCTCAGGTGTCGCTGGCCCGGCTGGTGGGGGTGCGGGAGATCGAGGAGGGCCCCGCCGACAAGGGGGTGGTCCCCGGCGGCCGTGAGGTGCGGGCGGACGAGGTGCGGTTCGGATACCACGAGGGCAGCGATGTGCTGCACGAGGTGTCCATGAAGGTGCCGCCGGGGACGCGGCTGGCGCTGGTGGGCCCGTCCGGGGCGGGGAAGTCCACCCTGGGGCGGCTGCTGGCCGGGATCTATTCCCCGCGCACCGGCCGGGTGACGCTGGGCGGGGCGGAGCTGGCGCGGATGCCCGCCGAGCGGGTCCGTGAGCATGTGGCCCTGGTCAACCAGGAGCACCATGTCTTCGTGGGCTCGCTGCGTGACAATCTGCTGCTGGCCCGCGCCGTCGCCAAGGACGCCGAGCTGTGGGCGGCGCTGGGCGCGGTGGACGCCGACGGCTGGGCCCGCGCGCTGGACGAGGGCCTGGAAACCGAGGTCGGATCGGGCGGTCTCGCGCTCACCCCCGCACAGGCACAGCAGATCGCGCTGGCCCGGCTGGTGCTGGCCGATCCGCATACGCTGGTGCTGGACGAGGCCACCTCGCTGCTGGACCCGCGGGCGGCGCGCCATCTGGAGCGGTCGCTGGGCCGGGTGCTGGAGGGCAGGACCGTGGTGGCGATCGCCCACCGGCTGCACACCGCGCATGACGCGGATGTGATCGCCGTGGTCGAGAGCGGCCGGATCACCGAGCTGGGCAGCCATGACGAACTCGTCGCGGCGGACGGGGCCTACGCCGCGCTGTGGCGCTCCTGGCATCAGTGA